One window from the genome of Mumia sp. ZJ1417 encodes:
- a CDS encoding MaoC family dehydratase N-terminal domain-containing protein: protein MGLLTDEIRALVGTRRVYTAPEAFGAAAGRYFGLAIGDDNPLYSDPEFARSHGLAGVTLPPTLVCETNQYAALPADAEGYAGHTWGLELPGTRQVRGGNRYVFGRRIRPDDVVTATWEITDATEKTNRAGADMLVVGSRVTYTNQDGEFLAENEETLIFISLGGAA, encoded by the coding sequence GTGGGTCTGCTCACCGACGAGATCCGCGCGCTGGTCGGGACCCGGCGCGTCTACACGGCGCCTGAGGCCTTCGGGGCTGCGGCCGGCCGCTACTTCGGGCTCGCGATCGGAGACGACAACCCTTTGTACTCCGATCCCGAGTTCGCGCGAAGCCACGGATTGGCGGGAGTGACCCTCCCGCCGACCCTGGTGTGCGAGACCAACCAGTACGCCGCGCTGCCCGCCGACGCCGAGGGCTACGCCGGGCACACGTGGGGGTTGGAGCTCCCGGGGACGCGGCAGGTGCGCGGTGGCAACCGGTATGTGTTCGGGCGCCGGATCCGTCCCGACGACGTCGTCACCGCCACGTGGGAGATCACCGACGCGACCGAGAAGACCAACCGCGCGGGCGCTGACATGCTGGTCGTCGGCTCGCGTGTGACGTACACGAACCAGGACGGCGAGTTCCTGGCCGAGAACGAGGAGACGCTCATCTTCATCTCGTTGGGAGGCGCAGCGTGA
- a CDS encoding aldehyde dehydrogenase family protein translates to MSEVRDQVDALRAEAAAWEARGLAERTQILRRWADELRARRTVVRDALARDTGRVALSDMEIDAVLGSIERHSGWSADVLGAEQARESSDPDVRITEASVPMGVVGVISPWNFPLQLALIDAVPALLMGCPTLIKPTELCPQFVGPLRESIAAVPELAAVLRLVEGGPEVGSEIVRSVDVVCFTGSVATGRKVAAAAAEAFVPAFLELGGKDAAIVAEGADLEVAAAALLWGGTANTGQSCMSIERIYAEQAVADDLVGRLVARAEKVGLVGVDAGGQVGPFIDPRQADVVKAQLDDAVAKGATIQTGGTIEVHDGRSYLRPTVVTGVDHTMALMTEETFGPVLPVMAVGDLDEAVRLANATRYGLSGAVFGPEQVALDVARRIDAGGISINDVLLTGIVPEGEKQAFKDSGMGPSRMGPAALRRFRRQRVLLSRQTPALQPYWYA, encoded by the coding sequence GTGAGTGAAGTCCGCGATCAGGTAGACGCGCTTCGCGCGGAGGCTGCCGCGTGGGAGGCCCGCGGCCTCGCCGAACGGACGCAGATCCTGCGCCGATGGGCCGACGAGCTTCGGGCGCGACGGACCGTCGTCCGCGACGCGCTCGCGCGAGACACCGGCCGTGTCGCGCTGTCCGACATGGAGATCGACGCCGTGCTCGGCTCGATCGAGCGCCACAGCGGCTGGTCCGCCGACGTGCTCGGTGCCGAGCAGGCCCGTGAGAGCTCCGACCCCGACGTCCGCATCACCGAGGCGTCGGTGCCGATGGGCGTGGTGGGCGTGATCTCGCCGTGGAACTTCCCGTTGCAGCTGGCGTTGATCGATGCCGTCCCCGCCTTGCTCATGGGGTGCCCCACCCTCATCAAGCCCACGGAGCTGTGTCCCCAGTTCGTCGGGCCGCTGCGTGAGAGCATCGCCGCGGTGCCGGAGCTCGCCGCGGTCCTCCGGCTGGTCGAGGGCGGACCCGAGGTCGGGAGCGAGATCGTGCGCAGCGTCGACGTCGTGTGCTTCACCGGCAGCGTCGCGACGGGGCGGAAGGTCGCTGCCGCAGCGGCCGAGGCCTTCGTCCCCGCCTTCCTCGAGCTCGGTGGCAAGGACGCCGCCATCGTCGCCGAGGGGGCCGACCTCGAGGTCGCCGCCGCAGCGCTGCTGTGGGGCGGCACGGCCAACACGGGGCAGTCGTGCATGTCGATCGAGCGGATCTACGCCGAGCAGGCGGTCGCCGACGACCTGGTCGGTCGCTTGGTGGCACGTGCGGAAAAGGTGGGGCTCGTCGGGGTCGACGCCGGCGGGCAGGTCGGCCCGTTCATCGATCCTCGCCAGGCGGACGTCGTGAAGGCACAGCTCGACGACGCGGTCGCCAAGGGGGCGACCATCCAGACGGGCGGGACGATCGAGGTCCACGACGGGCGGTCGTACCTGCGTCCCACCGTGGTGACGGGCGTCGACCACACGATGGCGCTGATGACCGAGGAGACGTTCGGACCGGTGCTCCCGGTGATGGCGGTCGGAGACCTTGACGAGGCGGTCCGCCTCGCGAACGCCACCCGCTACGGGCTGTCCGGCGCGGTGTTCGGGCCGGAGCAGGTGGCGCTCGACGTCGCGCGTCGGATCGATGCCGGCGGCATCAGCATCAACGACGTCCTCCTCACGGGCATCGTTCCCGAGGGGGAGAAGCAGGCGTTCAAGGACTCCGGCATGGGGCCGAGCCGGATGGGCCCGGCCGCCTTGCGGCGCTTCCGTCGCCAGCGCGTGCTGCTCTCCCGCCAGACGCCTGCCCTGCAGCCGTACTGGTACGCCTGA
- a CDS encoding class I adenylate-forming enzyme family protein, whose translation MAIQSGGAPLSIAHGIREFAHATPAATAVIDRDRRQTYAELHERSSRLAQHLLSSGHAIGDKVAVLLGNRLEFPEIAAGLAKAGLVMVPLNPRLTAAEATYIVEHSDVRTVVLDGALSPIVEPVATSRDLSVLTLDAGPLGTSYEDALAAADPSDPEIRVDERDPFCITYTSGTTGKPKGVLISHRSRVLTIYMSALEWGLGTGRVSAAVAPMYHGAGFAFGYAPVFTGGTVTMLNRWDPAAFLDLVERDGVQSAFLIPTHAQGLRALGPDAIAARDLTSLDTLYFNAAALPWALKQWVMETFAQCGVHELYGSTEAGIVTNLRPADMRRKPGSVGHPWFMTEVRVVDDAGNPVGPGEPGELFSRSPYLMNGYLNDPEATAACTTEDGFVTCGDIVTVDEEGYISIVDRKKDLIISGGTNVYPREIEEVLASHAAVVECAVVGEPDEEWGERVVAHVVLTSGASLDSAGLEAHCRAQLAGYKLPRRWYAIEALPRNAGGKILKRALTPPAVPAP comes from the coding sequence ATGGCCATCCAGTCCGGCGGTGCCCCGCTGTCCATCGCCCACGGGATCCGGGAGTTCGCTCACGCCACCCCGGCCGCAACCGCAGTGATCGACCGCGACCGCAGGCAGACGTACGCCGAGCTCCACGAGCGGTCGAGCCGCCTCGCTCAGCACCTGCTGAGCTCCGGGCACGCGATCGGGGACAAGGTCGCCGTGCTGCTGGGCAACCGCCTGGAGTTCCCGGAGATCGCGGCCGGCCTCGCAAAGGCGGGCCTCGTGATGGTTCCGCTGAACCCGCGCCTGACCGCCGCCGAGGCGACGTACATCGTCGAGCACAGCGACGTGCGGACGGTCGTGCTCGACGGCGCGCTCAGCCCGATCGTCGAGCCCGTCGCGACGAGCCGCGACCTGTCCGTGCTCACGCTCGACGCGGGACCGCTCGGGACGTCGTACGAGGACGCGCTGGCTGCCGCCGACCCGTCCGACCCCGAGATCCGGGTCGACGAGCGCGACCCGTTCTGCATCACCTACACCTCCGGGACCACGGGCAAGCCCAAGGGTGTGCTCATCTCGCACCGCAGCCGCGTGCTCACCATCTACATGAGCGCGCTGGAGTGGGGCCTGGGGACCGGCCGCGTCTCGGCTGCCGTCGCACCGATGTACCACGGCGCGGGCTTCGCGTTCGGCTACGCGCCGGTCTTCACCGGCGGCACGGTGACCATGCTCAACCGCTGGGACCCCGCGGCCTTCCTCGACCTGGTCGAGCGCGACGGCGTGCAATCGGCGTTCCTCATCCCGACCCACGCCCAGGGCTTGCGCGCGCTCGGACCCGACGCGATCGCCGCGCGCGACCTGACCAGCCTCGACACCCTCTACTTCAACGCGGCCGCGCTGCCGTGGGCGCTCAAGCAGTGGGTCATGGAGACCTTCGCGCAGTGCGGCGTCCACGAGCTGTACGGCTCGACCGAGGCCGGCATCGTCACCAACCTGCGGCCGGCCGACATGCGGCGCAAGCCCGGGTCGGTGGGTCACCCGTGGTTCATGACGGAAGTGCGGGTCGTCGACGACGCGGGCAACCCCGTCGGCCCCGGCGAGCCCGGCGAGCTGTTCAGCCGGTCGCCGTACCTGATGAACGGCTATCTCAACGACCCTGAGGCCACCGCGGCGTGCACGACCGAGGACGGGTTCGTCACCTGCGGCGATATCGTCACGGTCGACGAGGAGGGCTACATCTCCATCGTCGACCGCAAGAAGGACCTGATCATCTCGGGCGGGACGAACGTCTACCCGCGCGAGATCGAAGAGGTGCTGGCAAGTCACGCAGCGGTCGTGGAGTGCGCAGTCGTGGGCGAGCCCGACGAGGAGTGGGGCGAGCGCGTGGTGGCGCACGTCGTGCTCACCTCCGGAGCCTCGCTCGACTCGGCTGGCCTGGAGGCGCACTGCCGGGCCCAGCTGGCGGGCTACAAGCTTCCGCGCCGCTGGTACGCGATCGAGGCGCTCCCCCGCAATGCGGGAGGCAAGATCCTCAAGCGCGCCCTGACGCCGCCCGCGGTTCCGGCCCCCTGA
- a CDS encoding IclR family transcriptional regulator: MSDASPATPARQPAGSSGATIATVERAVDLLLHIASAPGPDFGITELAEDLSMSKAAVHRVLASLKGRGLIEVDERSRRYSLGVGALRIGLAYLDRIDVRRLGRPALEQLSEQTGETATLSVLLGQHERIYVDQVTPDREVIMSVSLGEPYPLHAGASGRAFLAFMSPEVREKYLDDGSLQALTDRTLVDVDELRKVLEDVRSQGWSSSGGERKTGAAAVAAPVLSHDGFPVAVVSVCGPEERFRSHVDECREELVATARVMSRSFGWEG; the protein is encoded by the coding sequence GTGTCCGACGCTTCCCCCGCAACGCCGGCCCGTCAGCCGGCCGGCTCGTCCGGCGCGACGATCGCGACCGTCGAGCGGGCGGTCGACCTCTTGCTCCACATCGCGAGTGCTCCCGGCCCCGACTTCGGGATCACCGAGCTCGCCGAGGACCTGTCGATGTCCAAGGCAGCGGTCCATCGTGTGCTCGCCTCGTTGAAGGGGCGCGGTCTCATCGAGGTCGACGAGCGCTCACGGCGATACTCGCTCGGGGTGGGTGCGCTGCGGATCGGACTTGCCTACCTCGACCGCATCGACGTCCGGCGTCTCGGTCGCCCGGCGCTGGAACAGCTCTCCGAGCAGACGGGCGAGACTGCGACGCTCTCGGTCCTCCTCGGGCAGCACGAGCGCATCTACGTCGACCAGGTGACTCCTGATCGTGAGGTCATCATGTCGGTCAGCCTGGGTGAGCCCTACCCGTTGCACGCGGGTGCGTCCGGCCGCGCGTTCCTCGCCTTCATGTCTCCCGAGGTGCGCGAGAAGTATCTCGACGACGGCTCGCTCCAGGCGCTCACCGACCGCACGCTCGTCGACGTCGACGAGCTGCGCAAGGTCCTCGAGGACGTGCGCAGTCAAGGGTGGTCGTCGTCCGGCGGCGAGCGCAAGACGGGTGCGGCGGCGGTCGCAGCTCCGGTCCTCAGCCACGACGGGTTCCCGGTGGCCGTCGTCAGCGTGTGCGGTCCGGAGGAGCGGTTCCGGTCGCACGTCGATGAGTGCCGTGAGGAGCTCGTCGCGACCGCGCGGGTGATGTCGCGCAGCTTCGGCTGGGAGGGCTGA
- a CDS encoding RidA family protein produces the protein MTLSAIRPEHFPWFPYEGFTFCLGLSEGDAAWTSGHTSARHDPAVGKMTVQGTMEQQARIAYEKCLAILDAAGFGPADVTRVSENVTIAGLPEYETAAGVRRELLGEHATVRTVVVERLVRRAAWLEVELHAVKGGGEQLRVASEAREAGTWQASSITEGHDGTVYLPTVVPVDEHGDLVAPGDFAAQYRYCLEKADGLLRGVGLSLDNAVTTFDYSTPETRDVYRSTHRVRKELLGGAGVYPGAGGILMSRLHQDGQLVAIDVTASRHPLELVNPGWDRYDTLTYAPGVRAGRTLFMSGFAALDMKTQEALHPGDIGAQAEVTYGAILELLAHAGLGPTDLLETTEYCVESALGDYRAVAGVRERLLSPPWPSSTGAICQGLLRPEFLLEVFPTALYPEAHDGEEA, from the coding sequence ATGACCCTGTCCGCTATCCGACCCGAGCACTTCCCCTGGTTCCCGTACGAGGGCTTCACCTTCTGTCTGGGACTCAGCGAAGGGGATGCCGCGTGGACCTCGGGTCACACCTCGGCCCGGCACGATCCCGCCGTCGGCAAGATGACCGTCCAGGGCACGATGGAGCAGCAGGCGCGGATCGCGTACGAGAAGTGCCTCGCGATCCTCGACGCGGCCGGCTTCGGTCCGGCCGACGTCACGCGGGTGAGCGAGAACGTGACGATCGCCGGTCTGCCCGAGTACGAGACGGCGGCCGGGGTGCGGCGCGAGCTGCTGGGCGAGCACGCGACCGTGCGGACGGTCGTGGTGGAGCGGTTGGTCCGACGCGCGGCGTGGCTCGAGGTCGAGCTGCACGCGGTCAAGGGCGGCGGCGAGCAGCTGCGGGTCGCGAGCGAGGCGCGTGAGGCCGGCACCTGGCAGGCGTCGAGCATCACCGAGGGCCACGACGGCACCGTCTACCTGCCGACCGTGGTGCCGGTCGACGAGCACGGCGACCTCGTTGCACCTGGCGACTTCGCCGCTCAGTACCGCTACTGCCTGGAGAAGGCGGACGGCCTGCTCCGCGGGGTCGGGCTCTCGCTCGACAACGCCGTCACGACCTTCGACTATTCGACGCCGGAGACGCGTGACGTCTACCGGTCGACGCACCGGGTCCGCAAGGAGCTGCTGGGAGGCGCGGGCGTCTACCCCGGCGCCGGCGGCATCCTGATGAGCCGGCTGCACCAGGACGGCCAGCTGGTGGCGATCGACGTCACGGCGTCGCGCCACCCGCTGGAGCTGGTGAACCCGGGCTGGGACCGCTACGACACCCTCACCTACGCGCCGGGCGTGCGGGCGGGACGCACGCTGTTCATGTCGGGGTTCGCCGCGCTGGACATGAAGACGCAGGAGGCGCTCCACCCGGGCGACATCGGCGCGCAGGCGGAGGTCACGTACGGGGCCATCCTCGAGCTCCTCGCCCACGCCGGGCTCGGACCGACCGACCTGCTGGAGACGACGGAGTACTGCGTCGAGTCCGCGTTGGGCGACTACCGTGCGGTCGCGGGTGTGCGCGAGCGGCTCCTCTCCCCGCCGTGGCCGTCCTCGACCGGGGCGATCTGCCAGGGGCTGCTGCGTCCGGAGTTCCTGCTCGAGGTGTTCCCGACCGCGCTCTACCCCGAGGCGCACGACGGCGAGGAGGCCTGA
- a CDS encoding FadR/GntR family transcriptional regulator, giving the protein MSEPGEEKRLPAAALAVNRVKPAYQQVADQLRTLVLRGELVSGDRLPSEAEMVVHFGVSRSTVREALRVLSSQGLVETRRGVTGGTFVSDVVAEHVSALLEASLGLMTGRDRLSLHDMLEAREILEVPSARLAASRREDAHLAALRDALDRELVSRGREGRFVEHRTFHQVIVEAAQNPMLSIVAEPVFRVLRAQFLEPGVVEDAYAGVDEDHEAIFVAIAEQDAEEAARLMAEHLIRLRGVYRSH; this is encoded by the coding sequence GTGAGCGAGCCAGGCGAGGAGAAGCGGTTGCCGGCCGCGGCCCTGGCGGTGAACCGGGTCAAGCCTGCCTACCAGCAGGTCGCCGACCAGCTGCGCACGCTCGTCCTGCGCGGCGAGCTGGTGTCGGGCGACCGGTTGCCCAGCGAGGCCGAGATGGTCGTGCACTTCGGCGTGAGCCGCAGCACCGTGCGCGAGGCGCTGCGCGTGCTGTCCTCGCAAGGCCTCGTCGAGACCCGTCGCGGGGTCACCGGGGGGACGTTCGTCAGCGACGTCGTCGCCGAGCACGTGTCCGCGCTGCTGGAGGCGAGCCTCGGGCTGATGACCGGCCGCGACCGCCTCTCGCTGCACGACATGCTCGAGGCGCGCGAGATCCTCGAGGTGCCGTCGGCCCGGCTGGCGGCCAGCCGGCGCGAGGACGCGCACCTGGCTGCGCTGCGCGATGCGCTCGACCGCGAACTCGTGTCGCGCGGCCGCGAGGGGCGTTTCGTCGAGCATCGCACGTTCCACCAGGTGATCGTCGAGGCGGCCCAGAACCCGATGCTGTCGATCGTCGCCGAGCCAGTGTTCCGGGTCCTGCGGGCGCAGTTTCTCGAGCCCGGAGTCGTCGAGGACGCGTACGCCGGGGTCGACGAGGACCACGAGGCGATCTTCGTGGCGATCGCCGAGCAGGACGCCGAGGAGGCGGCCCGGCTGATGGCGGAGCACCTCATCAGGCTGCGCGGCGTCTACCGCTCGCACTGA
- a CDS encoding CaiB/BaiF CoA-transferase family protein, with amino-acid sequence MKPLQDVRIISLEQYGAGPFGSVHLADLGAEVIKIEDPRVGGDVGRYVPPYAEEEDSLFFETFNRNKRSLSLDISTPAGREVFEELVKVADVVYSNLRGDVPEKIGITYDQLKHLNPAIVCCSLTGFGMTGPRQKEPGYDYVLQGLAGWMDLTGEPDGPPTKSGLSLVDFSGGYVAALSMMVGLHAARRDGVGMDCDVSLYDTAMSMLTYPATWHLNAGFEPVRTRHSAHPSLVPFQAFEASDGWFVVGCAKEKFWARLAVVVGHPEWAEEGSPYATFALRQQHKDEVVGALEEIFKTRTIDEWLGECYAASIPCGPINDVAAALKEPHTVARNLLVETEHPRYGTVTQLSSPVRVGSEIPDYVRAPQRNEHFDDVVGGLLGLSADKVAELAAAGAFGAPGTD; translated from the coding sequence GTGAAGCCGCTGCAGGACGTCAGGATCATCTCGCTCGAGCAGTACGGCGCCGGCCCCTTCGGCAGCGTCCACCTCGCCGACCTCGGCGCCGAGGTCATCAAGATCGAGGACCCGCGGGTCGGCGGCGACGTCGGCCGCTACGTCCCGCCGTACGCCGAGGAGGAGGACTCGCTCTTCTTCGAGACCTTCAACCGCAACAAGCGCTCGCTGTCGCTCGACATCTCCACGCCCGCCGGGCGGGAGGTCTTCGAGGAGCTGGTGAAGGTCGCCGACGTCGTCTACTCCAACCTGCGCGGCGACGTGCCGGAAAAGATCGGCATCACGTACGACCAGCTCAAGCACCTCAACCCGGCGATCGTCTGCTGCTCGCTGACCGGATTCGGCATGACCGGTCCCCGCCAGAAGGAGCCCGGCTACGACTACGTGCTGCAGGGTCTGGCCGGCTGGATGGACCTGACCGGTGAGCCCGACGGCCCACCGACGAAGTCAGGCCTGTCGCTCGTCGACTTCTCCGGTGGCTACGTCGCCGCGCTGTCGATGATGGTCGGTCTGCACGCGGCTCGCCGTGACGGTGTCGGCATGGACTGCGACGTCAGCCTGTACGACACGGCGATGTCGATGCTCACCTATCCGGCCACGTGGCACCTCAACGCGGGCTTCGAGCCGGTGCGGACGCGCCACTCGGCGCACCCGTCGCTGGTGCCGTTCCAGGCGTTCGAGGCCTCCGACGGCTGGTTCGTCGTGGGCTGCGCCAAGGAGAAGTTCTGGGCCCGTCTCGCGGTCGTCGTCGGCCACCCCGAGTGGGCCGAGGAGGGGTCGCCGTACGCGACGTTCGCGCTGCGCCAGCAGCACAAGGACGAGGTGGTCGGGGCGCTCGAGGAGATCTTCAAGACCCGCACGATCGACGAGTGGCTCGGAGAGTGCTACGCGGCGTCCATCCCGTGCGGGCCGATCAACGACGTGGCGGCGGCACTGAAGGAGCCGCACACCGTGGCGCGCAACCTGCTGGTCGAGACCGAGCACCCGCGCTACGGCACCGTGACCCAGCTGTCGTCGCCCGTGCGCGTGGGCTCGGAGATCCCCGACTACGTCCGGGCGCCGCAGCGCAACGAGCACTTCGACGACGTGGTCGGCGGCCTGCTCGGTCTGTCGGCCGACAAGGTCGCCGAGCTGGCCGCCGCGGGCGCGTTCGGCGCCCCCGGGACCGACTGA
- a CDS encoding MmgE/PrpD family protein, with protein MIAPELARWVVAPLDAPAEVDAAALRHLLDGLGNAIAAARTGAARPAVEVAGGLGGPPEATILGTSTRVSAPAAALADGTLVHALDFDDTHAGGLVHATAVVLPAALAVGEERGATGRAVLDAAIVGYEVACRVAAAAPHGFHRRGLHATMVAGVFSSAAVASRLMGLDATTTCHALGIAGSQAGGLLAFLATGASTKQLHPGLASQAGILAARLAAAGATGPETVFDGPDGVFDALSEGVATPSSIVDALGERWETTQIGIKPWPTCQLAHATMAAAQDALARAGASVDEIVAVRAGVHPDSASVVCAPDRDLTRPASPYAAKFSLPWSVAVMLLDGRVGTDTYDPDNLDRADITGLAARVTWDLTPGDGVAADAAGDVVLTLADGRTVAGHVDRSPGGGSAPLSDEALFAKLEGNVGPGAERLAAAVQALPQAPDFSTLLSLAAETAAVPASSEEGAP; from the coding sequence ATGATCGCCCCCGAGCTGGCCCGCTGGGTGGTCGCGCCGCTCGACGCGCCCGCCGAGGTCGACGCGGCGGCGCTGCGCCACCTCCTCGACGGTCTCGGCAACGCGATCGCGGCCGCGCGCACCGGCGCGGCGCGTCCTGCCGTCGAGGTGGCAGGTGGGCTGGGCGGGCCACCTGAGGCGACCATCCTCGGGACGTCGACGCGGGTGTCCGCTCCTGCGGCGGCGCTCGCGGACGGGACGCTCGTCCACGCCCTCGACTTCGACGACACCCACGCAGGCGGGCTCGTGCACGCCACGGCCGTCGTCCTCCCGGCGGCGCTCGCCGTCGGCGAGGAGCGCGGCGCCACCGGTCGCGCGGTGCTCGACGCCGCGATCGTCGGCTACGAGGTCGCCTGCCGCGTCGCCGCGGCGGCCCCGCACGGGTTCCACCGGCGCGGGCTGCACGCGACGATGGTCGCCGGCGTGTTCTCCTCCGCGGCGGTGGCCTCCCGGCTCATGGGCCTGGACGCGACGACCACGTGCCACGCGCTGGGCATCGCCGGCAGTCAGGCGGGAGGGCTGCTGGCCTTCCTCGCGACGGGGGCCAGCACCAAGCAGCTCCACCCCGGCCTCGCCTCGCAGGCCGGCATCCTCGCGGCACGGCTGGCAGCCGCCGGCGCGACCGGCCCCGAGACCGTCTTCGACGGCCCGGACGGCGTCTTCGACGCCCTGAGCGAAGGCGTCGCGACACCGTCGTCGATCGTCGACGCGCTGGGGGAGCGGTGGGAGACGACCCAGATCGGGATCAAGCCCTGGCCGACCTGCCAGCTCGCGCACGCCACGATGGCGGCCGCGCAGGACGCGCTCGCGCGGGCAGGGGCGAGCGTGGACGAGATCGTCGCCGTACGGGCGGGCGTCCACCCCGACTCGGCCTCGGTCGTGTGCGCTCCCGACCGAGACCTCACCCGCCCGGCAAGCCCGTACGCGGCGAAGTTCAGCCTGCCGTGGAGCGTGGCCGTGATGCTCCTCGATGGCCGCGTCGGCACCGACACGTACGACCCCGACAACCTGGACCGTGCCGACATCACCGGACTCGCGGCGCGCGTCACCTGGGACCTCACACCGGGCGACGGGGTCGCGGCGGACGCCGCCGGCGACGTCGTCCTCACCCTCGCCGACGGCCGTACGGTCGCCGGTCACGTCGACCGCAGCCCCGGGGGCGGCTCCGCCCCGCTCAGTGACGAGGCGTTGTTCGCCAAGCTCGAGGGCAACGTCGGCCCGGGCGCCGAGCGCCTCGCTGCTGCCGTGCAAGCGCTGCCGCAGGCGCCTGACTTCTCCACACTGCTTTCCCTGGCGGCCGAGACGGCCGCCGTACCCGCATCGTCCGAGGAGGGCGCCCCATGA
- a CDS encoding LLM class flavin-dependent oxidoreductase: MRITYAPWGETLDELADAARRAEQAGAEALWVPELHRSATVSAAAIAAATETAQIGTAIALAFTRSPMVTALEALDLDELSGGRFVLGLGTGVQRLNEDWHHARWGKPVGHLRETVRNIRHFWATATTGEPIDLEGEWEPMRIRGYERPYPIVRPDIPIYLAAMGPAMTRLAGRIGDGWISHELCSPSYLAERILPEIEAGIDAVEGRTRKDIELVVSACCSVDPDHQVATRRVAGLVGFYASVRTYADFFAFHGLADEQQQVIDAFRSGKGADYLADAVDDQMVDALTLTGDVERVAERIHAYDGLADAVKLSPPTHGIAAAETRAAQDRIIELIAHITGGRS; encoded by the coding sequence ATGCGGATCACGTACGCCCCGTGGGGCGAGACCCTCGACGAGCTGGCCGATGCTGCGCGGCGGGCCGAGCAGGCTGGGGCAGAGGCACTGTGGGTCCCCGAGCTGCACCGCTCGGCGACCGTGAGCGCGGCCGCGATCGCCGCAGCGACCGAGACGGCCCAGATCGGCACGGCGATCGCGCTGGCGTTCACCCGCAGCCCGATGGTCACCGCGCTCGAGGCGCTCGACCTCGACGAGCTGTCGGGAGGACGGTTCGTCCTCGGGCTCGGCACGGGCGTGCAGCGGCTCAACGAGGACTGGCACCACGCCCGCTGGGGCAAGCCGGTGGGTCACCTCCGCGAGACCGTCCGCAACATCCGCCACTTCTGGGCGACCGCGACGACCGGGGAGCCGATCGACCTCGAGGGCGAGTGGGAGCCGATGCGGATCCGCGGCTACGAGCGCCCGTACCCGATCGTGCGCCCGGACATCCCCATCTATCTCGCGGCCATGGGTCCGGCGATGACCCGCCTGGCCGGCCGGATCGGCGACGGGTGGATCAGCCACGAGCTGTGCTCCCCGTCCTACCTCGCCGAGCGCATCCTGCCCGAGATCGAGGCCGGGATCGACGCGGTCGAGGGACGCACGCGCAAGGACATCGAGCTCGTCGTGTCGGCCTGCTGCTCGGTCGACCCCGACCACCAGGTCGCGACGCGGCGGGTGGCGGGACTCGTCGGGTTCTACGCGAGCGTGCGGACGTACGCCGACTTCTTCGCCTTCCATGGGCTCGCCGACGAGCAGCAGCAGGTGATCGACGCCTTCCGCTCCGGCAAGGGCGCCGACTACCTGGCCGACGCGGTCGATGACCAGATGGTCGACGCGCTGACCCTCACCGGTGACGTCGAGCGGGTCGCCGAGCGGATCCACGCGTACGACGGGCTCGCCGACGCGGTCAAGCTCAGCCCGCCGACCCACGGCATCGCGGCGGCGGAGACCCGTGCGGCCCAGGACCGGATCATCGAACTCATCGCGCACATCACCGGAGGTCGTTCGTGA
- a CDS encoding MaoC family dehydratase produces MGVKTGWTGRFFEDFEIGDVYQHPLGRTVTEHDNISFSLMTMNTNQMHFNSEYAKKSEFGKPLVVSTLTVAIAVGQSVTDITQNAFANLGWDEIRMTHPVFAGDTLYSESLVLEKRESASRPHAGIVTVKTRTVNQDGDEVCSFKRTFYVYRRGVEQLEGVFPEGKVALTDNTPFAGA; encoded by the coding sequence GTGGGCGTGAAGACGGGTTGGACCGGACGATTCTTCGAGGACTTCGAGATCGGAGACGTCTACCAGCACCCGCTGGGGCGGACGGTGACCGAGCACGACAACATCTCGTTCTCGTTGATGACGATGAACACGAACCAGATGCACTTCAACTCCGAGTACGCGAAGAAGTCGGAGTTCGGCAAGCCCCTGGTGGTCTCGACGCTGACGGTCGCGATCGCCGTCGGGCAGAGCGTCACCGACATCACCCAGAACGCGTTCGCCAACCTGGGGTGGGACGAGATCCGGATGACGCACCCCGTCTTCGCCGGTGACACGCTCTATAGCGAGTCGCTCGTCCTGGAGAAGCGCGAGTCGGCCTCGCGGCCGCACGCCGGGATCGTCACCGTGAAGACGCGGACGGTGAACCAGGACGGCGACGAGGTCTGCTCGTTCAAGCGGACGTTCTACGTCTACCGGCGCGGCGTCGAGCAGCTCGAAGGGGTCTTCCCTGAGGGCAAGGTCGCGCTGACCGACAACACGCCGTTCGCCGGCGCGTGA